The Prochlorococcus marinus CUG1417 genome includes the window GACCAATCATTAAAGGCAAAATCGTAGAGGATCTTGACCAAGTTTTGATAACAGACTTGTCATTATCAGTATTTTGTTTTTCTACCTTTTTGAGCAGGCTATCTGCTATAAAAGGTCCTTTTTTTAGTGAACGTCCCATGATTATGTAATAGAAATTGAAATAATAAATGAAGTAATCAAGAGTCTCTTCCTCCTCTACTCCTCTTAGAAACACGACGACGTCTTCGAACAACTAATTTATTACTTGGTTTGTTCTTTTTACGTGTCTTTAATCCAAGAGCTGGTTTACCCCATGGAGTAACTGGTCCTGCTCTACCAATTGGTGCTTTTCCCTCTCCTCCTCCATGTGGATGATCACATGGGTTCATTACACTACCTCTTACTTGAGGCCTTCTTCCAAGCCATCTTCTTCTTCCTGCTTTACCTAAGCTGGTATTTCTTATTTCAGAATTACCGACTTCACCAAGAGTTGCGTAGCATTCTTTTCTTACAAGTCTTACCTCGGTAGATGGAAGTTTTAAAGCAACATAATCTCCCTCTTTTGCCATAACTTGAGCACTAGCTCCTGCGGATCTAACCATCTGAGCACCCCTACCTGCATATAACTCAACACAATGAACACTAGATCCTAATGGCATAACAGAAAGTGGCATTGCATTACCATCTTCAATCGGAACACTTTCTCCAGATATGACATTTTGTCCGACTTTTACTCCTGCTGGAGCGATAATATATCTTTTTTCTCCATCTTCGTAGAATAAAAGTGCCAGCCTTGCATTTCTATGCGGATCGTAGTGGATAGCTGCAACTTTAGCGTTGATATTTTTTTTATCTCTTCTAAAGTCAACTAATCTATACTGCCTTTTGTGACCACCTCCACGATGACGACAAGTGATAACTCCACGATTATTCCTGCCTTTAACTCTATGTTTTGGAACTATTAGTGATCTTTCGGGTTTTGCACTTGTTATTTCACTAAAGTCAGTAACTACTCTCTGCCGAGTACCAGGTGTATAAGGTTTAAATTTACGGATTGCCATGATTAAAACTCCTTAAGATTCTGGAAATAGTTGGATTTTATCTCCTTCAGCAAGACGCACAATTGCCTTCTTGACCTGAGAACGTTTACCGGAAAATTTTCCGACTCTTCTTGTTCTCCTAGGAGGATTCATAGTGTTAACTCCTATGACTTTAACACTGAATAAGGCTTCGACAGCTGCCTTTATTTGTGGTTTTGCCGCTCTATGATCTACTTCAAAAGTATATTGGTTAAGATCTAGAGCATTTGTTGCTTTCTCAGTAATAACTGGCTTTCTTATTACATCGGCTAAACGAGAATCGAATAATTTAGTCATGATCCATAAACCTCCTGAATTTTATCTATCGCTGATTGGCCTATGACCAATTTATTAGCATTGAGAATATCAAATACATTTAATTGATCGGCGGCAATTAATTTTACTTTTTCAATATTATT containing:
- the rpsS gene encoding 30S ribosomal protein S19, which produces MGRSLKKGPFIADSLLKKVEKQNTDNDKSVIKTWSRSSTILPLMIGHTIAVHNGKTHIPVFITEQMIGHKLGEFAPTRTYRGHIRDKKGAKS
- the rplB gene encoding 50S ribosomal protein L2, whose product is MAIRKFKPYTPGTRQRVVTDFSEITSAKPERSLIVPKHRVKGRNNRGVITCRHRGGGHKRQYRLVDFRRDKKNINAKVAAIHYDPHRNARLALLFYEDGEKRYIIAPAGVKVGQNVISGESVPIEDGNAMPLSVMPLGSSVHCVELYAGRGAQMVRSAGASAQVMAKEGDYVALKLPSTEVRLVRKECYATLGEVGNSEIRNTSLGKAGRRRWLGRRPQVRGSVMNPCDHPHGGGEGKAPIGRAGPVTPWGKPALGLKTRKKNKPSNKLVVRRRRRVSKRSRGGRDS
- a CDS encoding 50S ribosomal protein L23, whose product is MTKLFDSRLADVIRKPVITEKATNALDLNQYTFEVDHRAAKPQIKAAVEALFSVKVIGVNTMNPPRRTRRVGKFSGKRSQVKKAIVRLAEGDKIQLFPES